The Caldilineales bacterium genome segment CGCGACCTGCACAAGACCATGCGCAACACCTGCCATGCCCTCGACGCCCTGCACCTCCTCAATCTGCCCGCCCCCAGCCAGGAGACAATGGCGGGCGGCAGCGCCTGGTTGGTCAACCTCTCGTCTGACGATGCGCCGAATGGGAACGGCGAGGAAATGGACTCGCCCCGGTGGCACCCCAGCCGCTTCAAGACCCTGACCTGGTTGGCTGCTTTCGACGATGCCGCCGTGCAGGGGGATTTTCAGCGCCTGGCCCAGCATGTCGACCGCAGCGGCTACCTGCGCAATGTCCTCCATCGCCACCTGCTGGCGACGCTGATCTTCCTCGACACCCTCTTCTATCTCGGCCAGAACCGGACCTTGCCCGATTTGTGGCGCCAGGCCCAGGATCGCGCCCTGGGCGCCATCCGGCGCGAGTTGGCCATCTGGCGCGAGAACCCCAGCACGGCCGAAGCGTTCGTCTCGGCTCAGGAACTCAGCTATGCCCTGGACGTCCTCCTGGCCTACGGCGAGCTGTCGTTGCCCGATGTCATGGCCGAGGAGATCCGCCGCAGCCTGGTGGCCGAGCTCGACACCAACGACGAAAGCGAACTCCTGAAAGAGGAAGCCCTCTACTGCTGCATCCAACTCAGCCGGCATTTCGGCCAACACCCCGACACGCAGCGCCTGCTGGGACGGCTGCGCACCGTCCTGTTGCGCGGCTATCAGAGCGGAAGCCAGGGTGTGGCCATGCAGGAATTCCCTTTTCACGCCCTGGTCTTGCGCCTGCTCGTCTCCCATCACGATGCCCGCCTGAGCAGCGCCATCTTCAACCAACTCATCCGCACCTACACCGACCAATCGCGCTCGGTGCAGCAAGCTCGCGATGCCGAGATCAAGACCGACTTGCGCCAACTCCTCAAGCAATACCTGGTTCTGGTGGACATCAAGGGCTTGCAGGAACTGGGCGGCGGCATGAAGGCGGAGAAAGTCTACGCCGTCGAGTTCGAGGTGGCCCTGAGCCTGCCCGATGAACGTCAAGACGCCGCTCCCGTCTGGTCGGAAGTCCAGAAACTCGTGCTCAAAACCGCGCCTTACGAGGACTTGCAGCGCTCCATCGACCAATATCACTCCCTGCCCCCCGCCCTCCGCTCGCTCTTTGCCGCCCAGGCGCACGAACCCTACATGGTCGAGACCAGCCACGGGAAAACGGGCTATTTGATCATGCAGGACCTCTTGCACATGCCAACCCTGGCGGCGGTGTTGGACGACCTCGATGCCCCGAAGCTGACGGCGCCTCAGGAGCGGTCGCTGGCCTTCGTCGTCTCGCGGGTGGCCGAGGCCCTGCACCGCATCCATCGTGAAGAACTGATCGTCGGTGACGACTATGCCGGGGACCAGATCTTCCGCCTTTATCTGGCCCCGCTCGAAGAGAAGATCATCCAACTTGGCCAACGCTTTCCCCGTCTCAAACCCGAATTGCGCGGGCTGAAGTTCAATGGACATGGCTTCAGATCACTGCAACACTACATGGACGCCCTCCAGAGCCGCGCCAACCGGCTCAACCCCACCTGTCTTTGTCGCGTGCATGGCGACTGCCACTCGCGCAACATCATGGTCGATCGTCAAAGCGGCCGGGTGATGTTCATCGACCTGGATCGCAGCAGCCGGTCGGGCGACTATATCGACGATTTCGCCCTCCTGCTCGAAGACGTCTGCGTTTATCGCTATCTTAGCGACGGCAAGGGCCACAGCGTGTTGCGCGCCGGCGATGTCGCGCATGGCGCTGGCGCCGATGCCGGCGCCGGCTGGCGCTTCACCCGCTCGCTCCTCCCCGAACCGTTCGCGCAACGCTTTCAGAGCGCCCTGCTCGGCCATCTGCCCACCTATGCCCTGACCATGCACGGCGACGACAACTGGCGGCCACGGTTGTGGCTGGCCACGGCCGTCCGGCTGGTGGGGTTGGCCACATTGGTGCCCGAGGAGCAGACGGCCGTCGTTCTTTTTGCTGAGGCCGTGCGGCTGCTCGACACGCTTCACCGGCACCTGGCCCGGAACGAGCCTCTCCCCCAGCTTTTGTTTGGCGTCAGCGGCCCGGCCGCCCCCGATTCGTCCCACAGCGAGCGCGAGGCCAGGCTGGTGCGCTTGCTGCAACAAACCTTCCCGGCCCTGACCATCCGCCCGGCCGGCCAGCGTTACGAATTCCGCACCGCCGATGGTCAGCTCTGCGCCGTGCTCATGGCCGTCGAACGCGTCTGGCGGCTAATGCTCACCACCACCCCCGAGCTCCTGAGACAGGTCGCGCCCGAGGTCCGGCCTCACCGCTCTGGCGCCCTGCAATCCCGAGTCGATCTCCCGCCCGACCCCGACGGCGCCCTGGCCCTGGCCGCCGCCTGCCTGCGCGTCACCCTGGGATGATGCCATGACCACCACCGAGCGTTTCACCGCCGATTTCCGGGCCGATGAACTGGCGTTGATCACCGATCTGGCCCGCCGCGGGCTGTCGCTGGCCTTCGTGGGCGTGGCCGGCATCGGCAAATCCAATCTGCTCAGCGCCCTCCGCCTCCGCCACGCCGCCCTGCCCTCGCCGGCCGGCCCGCTCAGCCTGCGCCTCGTCGTCCTCGATGGCAACAACTGGGACGGCAGCCCGGCCGGGTTCTGGCGGCTGGCCCGGCAGGAAACCGAACAAAGCCTGGGCGTCAGCGCCAACATCCTCCCCCTGGCCACCGACCCCAGCGACCGCAACAACCTCATCGTCCGCAACCTGGTGGGCAATGCCTGCCGCCAGCCGCACCTGCGCCTGCTGTTCGTGCTCGACGACGCCGACCGCCTGCTCCAAAACGGCCCGCTCGACCTCCTGGGCCAGCTGCGCAGCCTGCGCGACGAGAACCGGGATGTCTTCAGCTATCTGCTTTTCACCAAGCGACTGCCCCATCGTTTGGGCGCCGGGCTGAACCTGCGCACCGACAGCAAGTTCTACGAACTCTTCAGCAGCCGCATCTACGCCCTCTGTCCCTACCAGCAGACCGAAGCCCGCCAGATGCTGCACTATCTCAACGACGCCAGCGACCGTCCGCTGCGAGCGCCGGCCCTGGCGACCATCCTCTTCCTCTCCGGCGGCCATGCCATGCTGCTCAAGCATCTGCACGAACTATGGCTGGAGCAGCCGCCGTCCGAGGAGGGCGTCCTGGCGACAGTCGTCCGCCATCCCGACATCGCCGACGTTTGCGGGCGCGTCGTTCGTTCGCTGCACGCACACGAACAAGACGTGCTGAAAAAGCTGACCCGCGGCCAGCCCCTGGCCCCCGCCGACGCCCCCGCCATGACCATGCTGCAAAAGCGCGGCCTCCTGGTTGGGGCCAGAAACCAGTGCTTCAGCCCGGTGCTGGAACGCTTCGTGCGCGAGCTGCCATAAGTCGGACCCTATCCCATGTTCCACATCATCCCCGAAGGCGAGCAAGTCGTCATCTACCAATTAGGCCGCTTCCACCGCATCGCCGGCCCCGGCCTGGTCGGCCTGGCCCCCCGGCTCGACCACATGCACCACACGCTGGATAGTCGCGAGCAGCAGCTCCAGGTCTCGGTCAAGGTCAACACCAACGGCGTCCCCCTGGACCTGGGCCTGCACTACCGCGCCTCGCTCGACATCCCCTGGTGCACCCCCAACCGCGACGATCAGGCCCGGCTGGTGGCGCTGGATGATTGGCAGCGCCAGCAACAGCGCGACGATAGCGCCTACCATGTCGTCTTGCAGGCGGTCAAGGGCTACGAACGCGCCCACCCCGTCTCGGCCGAGGCCGATTTGCTGGCCAAATTGGCCCACATCCTCCCCGGTTCCGAGGCCAACGCCGAGGTCCTGGCCGTCGTCCGCACCAACCTGGCGGCCGAGCTGCGCAAACTCGGCTTTCGCGTCAACCTCGATGCCCCGCTCTATCTGACCATCGAACGCCTGCCCGAACGCCTGGGCGACGCCCTCGACCGCGCCCGCGCCGACCGCGTGGACTACGAACGGCGCAAGCGCATCTGGCAAGACATGCTCACCTATATCGGCGAGATGCCGCCCCATCTCCAGGCCCACATGATGGCGGTGGTCGAACAACTTCAGCCGCCGCCGCTCAACATCCCCGCCGGCGACACCTCGGCCCAGGTCAACGCCAAATTCGGGCCGGGCAACGAGCAGGAATTCGAGGTGGAGATGCAGCGGCGCCCGCCGCCTGCGCCGCCGCCTGTCGAACGCCGACCCGCCGCGTCCCCACCGGCCGCGTCTCCGCCCGCGCCCTCGCCGGTTGCGGCGCCCACCGACGCCACCCCGCCCCGCCCTGCGGCGCCCGCCGAATCGCTTCTCAGCGAAGATGACGTGGCCCAGCTCAAACTCGTGCCCGTGCGCAGCCAGCACCTCGATCGCACCGGCTGACCGGGTCTCCGCCTTCCTCAAGGAGAGTTCCACCCATGACCACCCTTGCCGATTTTGCCACCGAACAAGCCCAACTGCTCACCGAAACCCCCTTTGCCGTCGGCATGGCGGTGATGGCGGCCGGCAGGAGCGGGCTGGGCACGGTCAAAGAAGCCGCCGCCGTGACCACCTCGGTGCTGGCCGGACGCCAGACCTATGCCAACGACGCCCTCATCCAGACCCTGATCTCATCCCTGGAGGCCCAGGTCAAAGAGGATCGTGCCGCGGCCCAACGCCTGATCAACCCCTTCGAAGACACCGCCCCCGACCAGTTCCTGCCGGCGACCCTCGACCGTTGCCGCCAGGTGGCTGCACTGTTGGCGGCCCAGGCCAGCCCCGACGAGGCCGCCAATTACAAACAGTGGCTTCTGAGCATCGCCGACAAGGTGGCCGGCGCCGCCAAAGAGGGTGATTTCCTGGGCATCGGCGGTGTGCGCGTCAGCGAGCCTGAAGCAGACGCCATCCGGCAGATCGGCGAGGCCCTCGCCGTCTGATCGTTCCCGCGCCTGCCAGGTTTTACACAAACCTGACAGGCGCCCCATCGCAAGTCACCGTTCGCACGTGGGCGTGCGAACTCCGCAATGCGAGGATATTCTGTTTCTGGCGCCGCCCCGCCCCCCGCCTGGCCCGATGAACTGGCGGCGCTGGATGCGGCCTGGGAGGGGGGCGACGCCGTTGGCCCGGAAGAGGCTCTGGCTCAGCTGGCGGTTTGGCGGCAGCGGTTGGGCCGGCCAGAACAGCCGGGCGAAGAGCGGCTAGACGTGGTCTCGGCTGTGGGCGAGCCGTTGGGGTGGGCGGCGCCGCGCTGGTTCTGCCATCTGACCGGACTGCGGCACCGCGTCATCCATTGTTTCCTCACCACCCCCCAGAATCTGCTGCTGCTGCAAATGCGCAGCCACGATAAGGCCGAATGGCCGTCGTTGTTCGATACCAGCGTGGGCGGCCATGTCAAGGCCGGGCAGGGCTGGCGCCAGGGCGCCCTGAACGAGATCGAGGAGGAGATCGGGCTGCCGGCGAGCCAGGTGAGCCACTGGCTAGAGGGTGGCCGCCTGGTCGAGGCCGGCCCGGCCTATGAGCGTTATGGCGTCGGCCAGGTGAACCAGGGCAGCGATCTGCTGATGCGCAACCGCCAGGTCAACCAGATCTTCGGCGGCCAACTGACCGATTGGGGCCTGAGCCGTCTGCATTTTCAGGATGGCGAGCTGGCGGGCGTCTTTTTGTGTCGTCCCGAAGAAGCCCGGCGGATGTGGGAAACTGATTTTCTGATTGCCCCCGGCCTCCGTCATGCCTTCTGGCGGTGGTGGGAGTGGCGGGCCGGGGGCTAGATCGGCGGCCAAGGGTGGTTGCGGCGGGCGGGGTCGGGCCGGGGGAAGCGGCGCTCGGTCAGGAGTCGGCGCAGTCGCTGGCCGAGGGCCTTCATCTCTTCCGGGCTGAGCAGCAGCGCCAGGTTGTTTTGCAGACGCCCGCCCGGTTCCAATTGCGATTCCAGGGCGCAGAGATCATCGCCCAAATCCGGCGGGATCGGCTCGCCGGCGAAGTCCCAGATCACGGTGCGTAGTTTGGCGTCGGCGTGAAAACAGATGCCGTGGTCGATCGACCACATGTGATCCTGGGCGTCCACCAGGCAGTGGCCGGCTTTGCGGTCGGCGTTGTTGATCACAGCGTCGAACAAGGCGATGCGCCGGTAATCGTCGGCGTGGTCGGGGAAGACGTTGAAATAGTGAAGTTCGGGGTCGCTGTCGATGAAGACCTGCAAGCTGCCGGGGCCGTAGGGGCCATCCCGCAGCACGGTGGGAGGGACGAGCTGCCAGCCCAGGGCCTCGGACACCTGCCAGGCGGCATATTCGCGCAGATAGAGGCTGCCGGCCGGGAAATCCCACAACGGTCGCTCCCCGCGCCGCGGTTTGTAGATGGCGAGTATCTGGGTCGCAGCCTGGGCGACCTCGAACAGGAGGGCGTAGTTCGAGCTCCAGGGAATGGCGCCGAGCGGCTTCATCTCACCCTGGCGCAGCAGTTGCAGGGCCTGGGGGACGGTGATGGCCTCGCTCGCCCGATCTTCGTCAGCGCCGTTCATTGCAGATATTGCTTGCCGTGGCCGTTGGATTTGGGGCAGAAATGGCCGGCCGGGTCCAGCGCCTGGCCGCACAGTGGGCAGGTCGGACGCCCGGCGGCGATGACCTCGAGGGCATGGCGGGCAAAGGCCCGCGCGTGTTCGCGCTCGATGGTGAAGCGCCCGACCTCGGCCGTCTCGCCTGGCTCGACCAGCTCCTGCACGACGATGATGATGCGGTCTTCGTCATCGTCGTAACCCACGCCCATCTGCGCGATCCGCCAGACCGGGATCACCGGCTGGATGAGGTCGAAGTCGATGTCGTCTTCGGGGTCGCCGGTGGGCCGCTCGAAGGCTTCGGCGATCTGGTCGAGCAGCCCCAGCAGCCCCTCGCTGAGCGCGCCCATCTGTTCTTTTTCGCAGATCATCGAGACGAACTCGATCCCGCGGCCTGCCTGCAAGAAGAAGGTGCGCTCGCCCGGATCGCCGATGGCGGCGACGGTGAAGTGATCGGCGGGGTCGAAATCGAAGGTGAAGGTGGCCATAGCTGTGGTCGGGGGGTGGGGCGAGGACGGAGGAGAGGCATCCTGCCGTTGGCGTCGATGGGGTGTTAGCGGCTTTGCGCTTGGGCAGGCGGGGCCGAGGGCGGGGCCAGGTCGCCGGTATCGTTGATCCGCAGGATGCGGGGGGCGCGGGGGTCGAAACGGACGATGCTGACCGAGCCAGGGCCGATTTCCAGCCGCTGGAAAAGGTCGAGCGGGGCGCCCAGAAAGGCGGTCAGGGCGGCGCGGATGGGGTCGGCATGGGAACAGACGAGGACGATCTGATCGGGGTGGGCGGCGGCGATGGCGTGCAGGGTCTCGATTGCGCGCTGTTGCATCTCGCGCAGGGTGCCGCCGCCGGGGAAGCGAACCAGGCTGGGCGCAGCCTGCACCAGCTTCCACAGTTCGGTCTCGACCAGTTCATCGACCACCCGACCCTGCCACTCGCCGTAGTCGCTTTCCAGCAGACCCTCGTGGGCGATGACCGGCAGCCGGAACGATGCGGCCAGGAGGGCGGCGGTTTCGTGGCAGCGTTCGAGCGGAGAACTGTAGACGGCGGCGATCGGCCAGCCGGCCAGCCGTCGGGCCAGGCGATTGGCCTGCTCCCGCCCGGCCTCGTTCAGGTGGACGCCGGGGATGCGTCCGGCCAGCCGCCGGGCGTGGATGAAGTCGTTTTCGCCGTGGCGGACGAGGAGGAGGTGGGTGGGCATGGGGGTGCTGGGTTCCGGGTTCCGTGGTGCGTGTTGCGTGAGGCGTGAAACGTGAGGCGTGAGGCGTGAAACGTGAAACGTGAGGCGTGAGGCGTGAAACGTGAAACGTGAGGCGTGAGGCGTGAGGCGTGAGGCGTGAAACGTGAAACGTGAGGCGTGAGGCTTATTGGCGCTTCCTATGATTTATGCGAAATGCGGACGACTGACGACTGACGACTGACGACTGACGACTGACGACTGACGACTGACGACTGACGACTGACGACGCAACACGCAACACGCAACACGCCTTACCCCCCGCGCATCAGCCTCTCGATCCGCGCCACGGCCCGCTCCAGGTCGGACATGGCGGTGGCGATGGAGAAGCGGACATGCCCCTCGCCCGAGCGCCCGAATTCGACGCCGGGGGTGCAGGCGATGTCGGCTTTTTCCAGCAGGACGTTGGCGATGGCCATCGAGTCTTGGCCGAGGCCGGGGAAGCGGACGAAGAGATAGAAGGCGCCCTGGGGTGGGTCGCATTCGACGCCGGGGATGGCATTGAGCGCCGACACCATGAAGTCCCGCCGCTGTTTGTAGGCCAGCCGCATCTCCTCCACCACCTCCTGCGGGCCGCTCAGGGCGGCGGCGCCGGCGGCCATGGTGAACGAGGCCGCCGAGGTGACGGTCTGGCTTTGCAAGTTGGCGGCCAGATCGATGATTGCTTTGGGGCCGGCCGCCCACCCCAGCCGCCAACCGGTCATGGCAAAGGCTTTGGAGTGGCCGTTGAGGGTGATGGTGCGCTCGGCCATGCCGGGCAGCGCCGCCAGGCAGATGTGCTCGCCCTCGAAGATCAGCTTCTCGTACATCTCGTCCGAGAGCACATAGAGGTCGTGAGCGATGGCCGCCTGGCGGATGGCCTCGGCCTCGGCCTGAGTGATGACCCGGCCGGTGGGGTTGTTGGGCGAATTGACGAGGATGGCTTTGGTGCGGGGGGTGATGTGGGCGGCGATGATCTCGGGTGTGATCGTGAAGCCGTCGGCAGCGGACAGGGGCACGGTGACGGGAACCGCGCCCACCAGAAGGGTCATGGGCACATACGAGACCCAGTACGGCTCGAAGATGATGATTTCGTCGCCGGGGTTGGCGATGCTGGCCAGAACGGCGTAGATGAGGAACTTGCCGCCCGGCCCGGCCAGGACCTGGGTGTTGGCATCGACGGTGAGGCCGTTATCCCTGGCCAGTTTGGCGGCGATGGCCTTGCGCAGTGCGGGCGTCCCGCGCGAGGCCGGGTAGTGGGTGTCGCCGTCGTCGATGGCAGCCAGGGCGGCCTGGGTGATGTGGTGGGGCGTCTCGAAGTCGGGATCGCCGCCCGCCAGCGAGACCACGTCCCGTCCGGCGGCTTTGAGGGCTTTGGCTTTGTCGTTGATGGCGATGGTGGCAGAGGCGGGGATGCCGAGGAGCAGGTTGGAGAGGGGTTTCATGGGGGCGCAAAATGGCGGAGTGAGCACGCCCACGTGCGAACCGTGGGGTGCAAGATGGCGGAGTGAGCACGCCCACGTGCGATTCACCGGCCACAAGCACGGCGAACGGGCGGCTGTCAAGGCTCTATCGAAGCTATTGTAAATGCAAACGCGGGTCAGGGCGAAAGCGACCCCGGCGGCGGGCGTCAGGGGCAGGGGCCGGTGTGGCTGCAAATGTTTGCCAGCGTCGCCTGCAAGACGTCGGCATCGTTCGCCAGGCGGAATTGCTCCAGGGCGAGGGTGATCTCGGCCTGCCATTCGGCGGTGGCCACAACGCCGTGCGTCAGGCTGCCCACCAGCACGTCCGTGGCCCAGTCGGAGAGGGCGTCCTGCTGGTAGGGGCTGTAACGGCGGCGGTCGGCGTCGCGGCGGGCCGGGATCGAGCCTGCGATCGGGTTGAAGGCATCCTGCCCGGCCTGGGAGCCAACAAGCGTCAGCCAGGCCACAGCAGCGGCGCGATGGGGGGCGCCCACTGGCAGGACGAAGCTGTCGGCCAGGAATTGGAAGGCGCCGTCGGTCCCTGGCGCCGGCCGCCAGGCGTAGTCCTGGCCCGGCTCCAGGCCCTGGCGGCGGAAGTAGCCGTCGGCCCAATCGCCCATGATTAGGAAGGCGGCCTGGCCGTCGGCCAGGCGTTGGGCCGCTTGCTCCCAGGTCAGGCCGGCGGCGTCGGCGTTGCTGAAGGCCAGCAGGGCGGCGAACTGCGCGATGGCAGCCGCCACTTCGGTGGCGTTCCAGTCGGTGGCGCCGGTCCACAGCCCGGTGTAGGCCTGGGGGCCGAGCGCGGCCAGGAGGAGGGTTTCGAACAGGTGGGTGTCGGTCCAGGGCTCGGCCAGGGCCAGCGGCGCCTCCATCCCCGCCGCTTTCAGGGCCTGCAGCGCCGCCAGGAAGTCGGGCTGGGTGGTGGGCGGGGCGATGCCGTTCTGGGCCAGCAGCCTGGGGTTGTACCACAGCACATTGGTGCGATGGATGCCGACCGGCACGGCGTAGAGATTGCCCCCGTGTCTGATCAGCGGCAGCAGTTGGGATGGCAGCGCCTCCGTCCACCCGTATTGCTCGAACAGAAAATCGACCGGCTCCAACAGGCCGGCGTCGGCGTAGGGCGCCATCTCCTGCCCGGCGTGGCCCTGCCAGCTGTCGGGCGGGCGCTGGGCCTGCAAGCGGGCGATGAGGGTGGCGGTGGCGCCGGCGCCAGCGGCGGCGTCGACGAAGCGGACGCCGGGGTGGTTGTGCTCGAAAACGCCGGCCAGGGCCGCCAGGGCCTCGGCCTCGCCAGCGGCCATCCCCCAGGCGAAGACCTCGATCTCGGGGTCGAGGGCGACAGGTGTGACCGTGGGCGTGGGCAGGGGCGGGGTGGGGGTTGGTCCCAGGCAGCCGGCGGCGGCAAAGAGCAGGATGAGTACGACCGCCAGAGTGAGGCGGCGGGCGATGGCGAGGGTCGGGTCGGTCATAGGCAAAAGGCGCGAGCGCCAGACAGTTTGCGGTCGCGCGGGTTGCGATTATACACTACGCCATGCGAGACCTGCCCACGAAGGCCGTGATCTGAATCGAGGAGATTTCCAGTTGTGAGCACCCCACCTCTTTCCCGACTCCCGGGCGTCGTCATGGCCAACGATGAGGGCGGCGTGGGTTTTGCCGCGGCCCTGGCGGTGCTGCAATCAGGCGGGCCGGCGCTGGATGCGGTCGAAACCGGCATCCGGGCGGTGGAGCAGGAACCGTCGGTGCGCACGGTGGGCGTGGGCGGGGCGCCGAACCGCCTGGGCGAGATGGAGTTGGACGCTTCGATCATGGAGGGCGGCGGCCTGATGACCGGAGCTGTGGCGGCCCTGAAGGGCTTTGTGCACCCGATCTCGGTCGCCCGGCAAGTGATGGAGCGGCTGCCGCACGTGCTTTTGGTGGGCGAGGGCGCCGCCCGCTTTGCCGCCGCGATCGGGGCCGAGCAAGGCGAGACGCTCAGCCCGCAGGCCAGGGCCGAGTATGAGCGCTGGCTGGCGGGGCAGGTCGCGCCCGATCCCACGCCCGGCGGCACGACCATTTTTCTGGCGCGAGATGGCCAGGGCCGCATGGCCGGTGGGGTGAGCACATCGGGCTGGGCCTACAAATATCCCGGTCGGGTGGGCGATTCGCCCATCATCGGGGCCGGACTGTATGTCGACGAGCGTTTTGGCGCCGCCGCCTGCACCCACACCGGCGAAATGACCATTCGGGCAGGGACAGCCAGGGCCGTGGTGGCCTATCTGAAAAAGGGCGCCTCGGTCGAACAAGCCTGCCGCGAGGCCGCCGACGACCTGCGCCATCTGGCCGGCGGCCACCTGGGGCCGGTGGTGATCCACGCCCTCGACCGCGCGGCCCGGCCCTTCGTCCTGGCCCTGGCCGCGCCCGACGCCGGCTACTGGTGGTGGGATGGCGGCCCCGCCCCCCACCTGCGCCCCGCCTCCCCCCTCCCCGCCTTCTCCTGACTTCAGTATTCAGTTTTCAGTTTTCAGTGTTCAGTTTTCAGTCTCCTGCGCCCCGCCTCCCCCCTCCTCGCCTCCCTCCTCCCTCCTCCCTCCTCCCATGCTCTTCGATCTTCCCCTTGACCAACTCCGCACCTACCTGCCGGCCCGCCAAGAGCCGGTCGACTTCGACGACTTCTGGGCCGAAACCCTGGCCGACGCCCGCCGCCAGCCCCTGAACCCGCGCTTCGAGGCCATCGACGCCGGACTGCGGCTGCTGGACGTCAGCGACGTGACCTACAGCGGCTATGGCGGCCAGCCGATCAAAGCCTGGCTGCTGTTGCCCCGCCAGCGGACGCGGCCCCTGCCCTGCGTGGTGCAATACATCGGCTACGGCGGCGGTCGCGGCAACCCGCACGACTGGCTGCTGTTCGGCGCCGCCGGCTACGCCCACCTGATCATGGACACGCGCGGCCAGGGCAGCGTGTGGTTGCGCGGGGATACGCCCGACCTGGAGCGCGACGGCGGCAACCCCCAGCATCCCGGCTTCATGACCCGCGGCATCCTCAACCCGGCCACCTACTACTACCGCCGCGTCTTCACCGACGCCGTGCGGGCGGTGGAGGCGGCGCGGGCGCACCCGGCCATCGACGCCGCTCGCGTGGCCGTGACCGGCGGCAGCCAGGGCGGCGGCATCAGCCTGGCCGTGGCCGGCCTGCTGCCCGACCTGGCCGCGGCCCTGCCCGACGTCCCCTTCCTCTGCCACTACCGCCGCGCCACCGAACTGGTGGACACCCACCCCTACAACGAGATCGCCCGCTTCTGCAAAATCCACCGCCGCCAGATCGAGACCGTATTCGACACCCTCTCCTACTTCGACGGCCTCAACTTCGCCGCCCGTGGTCGCGCCCCAGCCCTGTTCTCGGCCGGGCTGATGG includes the following:
- a CDS encoding aminoglycoside phosphotransferase family protein, which translates into the protein MDLLTTAPGIFQAYFRENRLRAPGTGDLDDDAALALHLLTFLGNYQQHEGYWPDRDLHKTMRNTCHALDALHLLNLPAPSQETMAGGSAWLVNLSSDDAPNGNGEEMDSPRWHPSRFKTLTWLAAFDDAAVQGDFQRLAQHVDRSGYLRNVLHRHLLATLIFLDTLFYLGQNRTLPDLWRQAQDRALGAIRRELAIWRENPSTAEAFVSAQELSYALDVLLAYGELSLPDVMAEEIRRSLVAELDTNDESELLKEEALYCCIQLSRHFGQHPDTQRLLGRLRTVLLRGYQSGSQGVAMQEFPFHALVLRLLVSHHDARLSSAIFNQLIRTYTDQSRSVQQARDAEIKTDLRQLLKQYLVLVDIKGLQELGGGMKAEKVYAVEFEVALSLPDERQDAAPVWSEVQKLVLKTAPYEDLQRSIDQYHSLPPALRSLFAAQAHEPYMVETSHGKTGYLIMQDLLHMPTLAAVLDDLDAPKLTAPQERSLAFVVSRVAEALHRIHREELIVGDDYAGDQIFRLYLAPLEEKIIQLGQRFPRLKPELRGLKFNGHGFRSLQHYMDALQSRANRLNPTCLCRVHGDCHSRNIMVDRQSGRVMFIDLDRSSRSGDYIDDFALLLEDVCVYRYLSDGKGHSVLRAGDVAHGAGADAGAGWRFTRSLLPEPFAQRFQSALLGHLPTYALTMHGDDNWRPRLWLATAVRLVGLATLVPEEQTAVVLFAEAVRLLDTLHRHLARNEPLPQLLFGVSGPAAPDSSHSEREARLVRLLQQTFPALTIRPAGQRYEFRTADGQLCAVLMAVERVWRLMLTTTPELLRQVAPEVRPHRSGALQSRVDLPPDPDGALALAAACLRVTLG
- a CDS encoding AAA family ATPase — encoded protein: MTTTERFTADFRADELALITDLARRGLSLAFVGVAGIGKSNLLSALRLRHAALPSPAGPLSLRLVVLDGNNWDGSPAGFWRLARQETEQSLGVSANILPLATDPSDRNNLIVRNLVGNACRQPHLRLLFVLDDADRLLQNGPLDLLGQLRSLRDENRDVFSYLLFTKRLPHRLGAGLNLRTDSKFYELFSSRIYALCPYQQTEARQMLHYLNDASDRPLRAPALATILFLSGGHAMLLKHLHELWLEQPPSEEGVLATVVRHPDIADVCGRVVRSLHAHEQDVLKKLTRGQPLAPADAPAMTMLQKRGLLVGARNQCFSPVLERFVRELP
- a CDS encoding NUDIX domain-containing protein encodes the protein MRGYSVSGAAPPPAWPDELAALDAAWEGGDAVGPEEALAQLAVWRQRLGRPEQPGEERLDVVSAVGEPLGWAAPRWFCHLTGLRHRVIHCFLTTPQNLLLLQMRSHDKAEWPSLFDTSVGGHVKAGQGWRQGALNEIEEEIGLPASQVSHWLEGGRLVEAGPAYERYGVGQVNQGSDLLMRNRQVNQIFGGQLTDWGLSRLHFQDGELAGVFLCRPEEARRMWETDFLIAPGLRHAFWRWWEWRAGG
- a CDS encoding SCO1664 family protein; the protein is MNGADEDRASEAITVPQALQLLRQGEMKPLGAIPWSSNYALLFEVAQAATQILAIYKPRRGERPLWDFPAGSLYLREYAAWQVSEALGWQLVPPTVLRDGPYGPGSLQVFIDSDPELHYFNVFPDHADDYRRIALFDAVINNADRKAGHCLVDAQDHMWSIDHGICFHADAKLRTVIWDFAGEPIPPDLGDDLCALESQLEPGGRLQNNLALLLSPEEMKALGQRLRRLLTERRFPRPDPARRNHPWPPI
- a CDS encoding DUF3090 family protein, translating into MATFTFDFDPADHFTVAAIGDPGERTFFLQAGRGIEFVSMICEKEQMGALSEGLLGLLDQIAEAFERPTGDPEDDIDFDLIQPVIPVWRIAQMGVGYDDDEDRIIIVVQELVEPGETAEVGRFTIEREHARAFARHALEVIAAGRPTCPLCGQALDPAGHFCPKSNGHGKQYLQ
- a CDS encoding MSMEG_4193 family putative phosphomutase; protein product: MPTHLLLVRHGENDFIHARRLAGRIPGVHLNEAGREQANRLARRLAGWPIAAVYSSPLERCHETAALLAASFRLPVIAHEGLLESDYGEWQGRVVDELVETELWKLVQAAPSLVRFPGGGTLREMQQRAIETLHAIAAAHPDQIVLVCSHADPIRAALTAFLGAPLDLFQRLEIGPGSVSIVRFDPRAPRILRINDTGDLAPPSAPPAQAQSR
- a CDS encoding pyridoxal phosphate-dependent aminotransferase, which gives rise to MKPLSNLLLGIPASATIAINDKAKALKAAGRDVVSLAGGDPDFETPHHITQAALAAIDDGDTHYPASRGTPALRKAIAAKLARDNGLTVDANTQVLAGPGGKFLIYAVLASIANPGDEIIIFEPYWVSYVPMTLLVGAVPVTVPLSAADGFTITPEIIAAHITPRTKAILVNSPNNPTGRVITQAEAEAIRQAAIAHDLYVLSDEMYEKLIFEGEHICLAALPGMAERTITLNGHSKAFAMTGWRLGWAAGPKAIIDLAANLQSQTVTSAASFTMAAGAAALSGPQEVVEEMRLAYKQRRDFMVSALNAIPGVECDPPQGAFYLFVRFPGLGQDSMAIANVLLEKADIACTPGVEFGRSGEGHVRFSIATAMSDLERAVARIERLMRGG
- a CDS encoding ABC transporter substrate-binding protein; this encodes MTDPTLAIARRLTLAVVLILLFAAAGCLGPTPTPPLPTPTVTPVALDPEIEVFAWGMAAGEAEALAALAGVFEHNHPGVRFVDAAAGAGATATLIARLQAQRPPDSWQGHAGQEMAPYADAGLLEPVDFLFEQYGWTEALPSQLLPLIRHGGNLYAVPVGIHRTNVLWYNPRLLAQNGIAPPTTQPDFLAALQALKAAGMEAPLALAEPWTDTHLFETLLLAALGPQAYTGLWTGATDWNATEVAAAIAQFAALLAFSNADAAGLTWEQAAQRLADGQAAFLIMGDWADGYFRRQGLEPGQDYAWRPAPGTDGAFQFLADSFVLPVGAPHRAAAVAWLTLVGSQAGQDAFNPIAGSIPARRDADRRRYSPYQQDALSDWATDVLVGSLTHGVVATAEWQAEITLALEQFRLANDADVLQATLANICSHTGPCP